A stretch of Halomonas elongata DSM 2581 DNA encodes these proteins:
- a CDS encoding LysR family transcriptional regulator — protein sequence MTLPFDLRALQVFLAVVDQGGFGAAARELHIAQSAVSQSIANLERRLELTLFHRHERRIALTTEGEALVAHARQLLERAETAHLAMRELHDLVKGEVRIGIPSMLGSYYFPPLLMGFKAQHPGIRLTVVEAGARRLQHMIASGELDLGVVIDDGASRHLARRHLTREEMVVCVPREHPFAEYYSVTPEAFFAEPLVLFQDGYFHREFIDTLSQRCGTEANIAFESNLIPLTKAIVRRGFGITTFLRRVVEEPDLAAVSFDTPSWMDLSLAWAEGAYLSRAEQAFVDFVLANR from the coding sequence ATGACTCTACCCTTCGACCTTCGCGCCCTGCAGGTCTTCCTGGCGGTCGTCGACCAGGGCGGTTTCGGGGCCGCCGCCAGGGAGCTGCACATCGCGCAATCCGCGGTGAGCCAATCCATCGCCAACCTGGAGCGCCGTCTCGAGCTGACCCTGTTTCATCGCCACGAACGTCGTATCGCGCTCACCACGGAGGGCGAGGCGCTGGTCGCGCATGCCCGTCAGCTGCTCGAGCGCGCCGAAACCGCTCACCTGGCCATGCGCGAACTCCACGACCTGGTCAAGGGCGAGGTCCGCATCGGCATCCCCTCGATGCTCGGGTCCTATTATTTCCCGCCGCTGCTGATGGGCTTCAAGGCACAGCATCCCGGCATCCGGCTGACCGTGGTGGAAGCCGGCGCGCGACGCTTGCAGCACATGATCGCCAGTGGCGAGCTGGATCTGGGCGTGGTCATCGATGACGGTGCCAGTCGACACCTGGCAAGGCGTCACCTGACGCGGGAGGAAATGGTCGTCTGCGTACCGCGGGAGCACCCCTTCGCCGAATACTACAGTGTGACGCCGGAAGCCTTCTTCGCCGAACCCCTGGTGCTGTTCCAGGACGGCTACTTTCATCGCGAGTTCATCGACACCTTGTCGCAGCGCTGCGGCACCGAGGCGAATATTGCCTTCGAATCCAACCTGATACCGCTGACCAAGGCCATCGTGCGGCGCGGCTTCGGCATCACCACCTTCCTGCGACGCGTCGTGGAGGAGCCCGATCTGGCAGCCGTCTCCTTCGATACGCCGAGCTGGATGGATCTCTCACTGGCCTGGGCCGAGGGGGCCTACCTATCCCGGGCGGAACAGGCCTTCGTCGACTTCGTGCTCGCCAATCGCTAG
- a CDS encoding C40 family peptidase: MMSPADNPILQARQLGNPPPTLIRRALLAQHERWLGTPYRLGGTTRRGIDCSALVQNVFADTFRLEMPRTTARQVHEGRRISRDELRPGDLVFFRPPGAYRHVGIYVGEGRFLHASSSRGVKLSSLDNQYWQRYYWQSRRALDTRHLAQRLDSSVIASGEG, translated from the coding sequence ATGATGTCGCCAGCAGATAATCCCATCCTGCAGGCGCGCCAACTGGGCAATCCGCCACCCACCCTGATTCGCCGGGCCTTGCTGGCCCAGCATGAGCGCTGGTTGGGCACTCCCTACCGACTGGGCGGCACCACGCGTCGCGGCATCGATTGTTCGGCGCTGGTGCAGAATGTCTTCGCCGATACCTTCCGTCTCGAAATGCCGCGCACCACGGCCCGCCAGGTTCATGAAGGTCGACGGATATCGCGGGATGAATTGCGTCCCGGCGATCTGGTGTTCTTCCGTCCTCCCGGTGCCTATCGGCATGTGGGGATCTACGTCGGCGAAGGCCGTTTCCTGCATGCGTCGTCCTCGCGCGGCGTCAAGCTCTCCTCCCTGGATAACCAGTACTGGCAGCGCTATTACTGGCAGAGTCGGCGTGCGCTGGATACCCGGCACCTGGCGCAGCGTCTCGACAGCAGTGTGATCGCTTCCGGCGAGGGGTGA
- a CDS encoding DUF1266 domain-containing protein, with amino-acid sequence MVDPLNAWWAQQLVLCGWAFAPDPLALEPEEARTRLANLDVVDRGELGWRLLEALDSAHPDPARLLAALDVVALAGAVGWLSESRARQWGQRLAEEIHAHHASLDDWLAALRRARNDEGWVRGDDGFAEACEALATLEHDGEGVTWEMLRDWLLANRRTPALWPEEAEARVWRLRAAFSPVLETSAGALDWQGLETWLAESWQVTGRDELIRLLLWLGAQGDRQGWDLDANRLLEADAEARRRWHAGLAPRDRDFGRVLLGFVERGEPLEWAAWDWLRLIDLAWAGACLGWLADDEARDVALHGADLILRRYSDWPALARAYQRGRSLFEGQDLLGDFEADWRLLLHAPVSPWKPALQELIDAEQIEASRKRIREWRREPRHWVLALAAVREPELALRQGVAPSLPLARCEDARGHLTETLDLHADEGVEALARYWLPAQAHHLNQLAADAAHGALPPSRTPFGEVAGDDLTGRDALGRASRHAATIHMAEKFAFHLQMAMDSEWFEAPRLAELAAALQGSLCRFYPDARRLLSAWAQWEALLPEPEQPSLVAEILWHRDDPGSLFHWLDWRSGEWREPGPRPGLSQFTAMALVGPLNSAIWSLPQPESERECASIREWVDGHYAVQGPEGLAEFIDYLLEVGDRQEYQINYAPYTLNPARLASEIATLESDECGEEERNHLLRLKRVRANEDGCNDLDLTAWDLAQAVDLAIAGRQLDWLSEEAFFARLRRAHALAASHYGGWEEYARGLYAGFSFFMGETPEREAFLGGFRQALASWLAAAPPLAGPWATLDFPGARPRHWAPMHVDTLPGDERLLH; translated from the coding sequence TTGGTCGATCCCTTGAATGCCTGGTGGGCCCAGCAACTGGTGTTGTGCGGTTGGGCCTTTGCGCCCGACCCCCTGGCACTCGAGCCGGAGGAGGCGCGCACCCGCCTGGCGAATCTCGACGTCGTCGATCGCGGGGAACTGGGTTGGCGCCTGCTGGAGGCACTGGATAGCGCCCACCCCGATCCGGCCCGCCTGTTGGCTGCATTGGATGTGGTGGCCCTGGCTGGGGCGGTCGGATGGCTGAGTGAATCGCGGGCCCGGCAATGGGGACAGCGCCTGGCCGAGGAGATTCATGCTCACCATGCCAGCCTTGACGACTGGCTGGCGGCGTTGCGTCGCGCGCGCAACGATGAAGGCTGGGTGCGCGGCGATGACGGCTTTGCCGAGGCCTGCGAAGCCCTGGCCACCCTGGAGCATGATGGCGAAGGCGTGACCTGGGAAATGCTGCGCGACTGGCTGCTGGCCAATCGACGGACGCCGGCGCTGTGGCCCGAGGAGGCCGAGGCTCGGGTATGGCGGCTGAGAGCCGCCTTCAGCCCGGTGCTGGAAACGTCGGCTGGCGCGCTTGACTGGCAGGGGCTCGAGACCTGGCTGGCCGAGTCTTGGCAGGTGACGGGGCGCGATGAGCTGATTCGTCTGCTCCTGTGGCTGGGAGCCCAGGGCGACCGGCAGGGCTGGGATCTCGATGCCAACCGATTACTCGAGGCCGATGCCGAGGCGCGCCGCCGCTGGCATGCCGGACTGGCTCCCCGGGACCGCGATTTTGGTCGTGTCCTGCTGGGCTTCGTGGAAAGGGGCGAGCCGCTGGAATGGGCCGCCTGGGACTGGCTGCGACTGATCGATCTGGCCTGGGCCGGTGCTTGCCTCGGCTGGCTTGCCGACGACGAGGCCCGGGACGTGGCGCTGCATGGTGCGGATCTGATACTGCGCCGCTACAGCGACTGGCCGGCGCTCGCCAGGGCCTATCAGCGAGGGCGCAGCCTGTTCGAAGGGCAGGACCTGCTGGGCGACTTCGAGGCCGATTGGCGATTGCTCCTGCATGCACCGGTGAGCCCCTGGAAGCCCGCTCTGCAGGAATTGATCGATGCCGAACAGATCGAAGCCTCTCGGAAACGCATACGCGAATGGCGTCGTGAGCCGCGTCATTGGGTGCTGGCCCTGGCGGCGGTGCGCGAGCCCGAGCTGGCATTGCGCCAGGGGGTGGCGCCGAGTCTGCCGCTGGCGCGTTGCGAGGATGCGCGCGGCCATCTGACCGAGACCCTCGACCTGCATGCCGATGAAGGTGTCGAGGCGCTGGCGCGCTACTGGTTGCCGGCCCAGGCCCATCATCTCAACCAGCTCGCGGCGGATGCGGCCCATGGCGCCTTGCCGCCATCCCGGACGCCCTTCGGCGAGGTTGCGGGTGACGACCTGACCGGTCGCGATGCGCTGGGACGTGCCAGCCGTCATGCCGCCACCATCCACATGGCGGAGAAGTTCGCCTTCCACCTCCAGATGGCCATGGACAGCGAGTGGTTCGAGGCACCGCGCCTGGCGGAGCTGGCGGCGGCGTTGCAGGGCTCATTGTGCCGTTTCTATCCCGATGCCCGCCGCCTGCTGTCGGCCTGGGCACAATGGGAGGCCTTGTTGCCCGAGCCCGAGCAACCCTCCTTGGTGGCGGAGATCCTCTGGCATCGCGATGATCCGGGCAGTCTCTTCCACTGGCTCGACTGGCGCAGTGGCGAGTGGCGGGAGCCGGGGCCGCGTCCGGGGCTCAGCCAGTTCACCGCCATGGCTCTGGTCGGGCCGCTCAACAGCGCGATCTGGAGCCTGCCGCAGCCGGAGAGCGAACGCGAGTGCGCCTCGATCCGCGAGTGGGTGGATGGCCATTATGCCGTGCAGGGTCCGGAAGGGCTGGCGGAGTTCATCGATTACCTGCTGGAGGTCGGCGACCGTCAGGAATACCAGATCAACTATGCGCCTTATACCCTGAACCCGGCTCGCCTGGCCTCGGAGATCGCGACGCTTGAGAGCGACGAGTGCGGCGAGGAGGAGCGCAATCATCTATTGCGTCTCAAGCGTGTACGCGCCAATGAGGATGGCTGCAACGACCTGGATCTCACCGCCTGGGATCTGGCCCAGGCCGTGGATCTTGCCATTGCCGGTCGTCAACTGGACTGGCTGAGCGAGGAGGCGTTCTTTGCCAGGCTGCGGCGTGCTCATGCCCTGGCCGCCAGCCATTACGGAGGATGGGAGGAGTACGCACGAGGCCTCTATGCGGGCTTTTCCTTCTTCATGGGGGAAACGCCCGAGCGCGAGGCATTCCTGGGCGGCTTTCGCCAGGCTCTGGCGAGCTGGCTGGCCGCCGCGCCGCCACTGGCAGGCCCCTGGGCGACCCTGGACTTTCCCGGTGCGCGCCCGCGTCACTGGGCGCCGATGCATGTGGATACGCTACCGGGGGATGAGCGGTTACTGCATTGA